One Solirubrobacter pauli DNA segment encodes these proteins:
- a CDS encoding prepilin-type N-terminal cleavage/methylation domain-containing protein, which yields MNHPRNQDGFALIEVIVSAAVLALIALAVLSGIDGATASTARERARAVAASLAEQDQERLRGYRFEELSRLNEESTKSVGDVTYTVKSEAGWVSDAGQVVDETCGAAGAKQSEYLRIVSTVTSKLVGTRIPAVKIESLVSPPVSGSLVVKLEGGVPSRVPVGITVTAIAKTTGRTYAVQTNSLGCAVFRTIETGDYTIRLNTPGWVDKKPQQLSEKSATVNSALMSVVTMPYDRAIKMRVSVKTLRPGAAFPSSNTYDSKIKTISDSAADVDTRPYSLTAPGSTFDIQGAFPFGSAYSFFTGPCGLQSPVKAGNPNYFSTTNTAATILGDPDSVQKPQLATVYQPALNARIRASSTSGNPTQSTFDATNFVVHAVLQTGSDTCADFPPVQLQPTTWPSAWGANPLNDANKNRNWLVQSGGGFDPGLPFGTYRICIKDTANPKKYWSTAGTPNSNPANPHYDNTKPAKVTAGSVQGTVELPPVNTPTNTWTTTPSGGCPA from the coding sequence ATGAACCACCCCCGCAACCAGGACGGCTTCGCCCTCATCGAGGTGATCGTGTCCGCCGCGGTCCTGGCGCTCATCGCGCTGGCCGTGCTGTCCGGCATCGACGGCGCCACCGCCTCCACGGCACGTGAGCGCGCCCGCGCCGTGGCCGCCTCGCTGGCCGAGCAGGACCAGGAGCGCTTGCGCGGCTACCGGTTCGAGGAGCTGTCCAGGCTCAACGAGGAGAGCACGAAGTCGGTCGGCGACGTCACGTACACCGTCAAGTCCGAGGCCGGCTGGGTCTCCGACGCCGGCCAGGTCGTCGACGAGACCTGCGGCGCCGCGGGCGCCAAGCAGTCCGAGTACCTGCGGATCGTCTCGACGGTCACGTCCAAGCTGGTGGGGACCCGCATCCCCGCGGTGAAGATCGAGTCGCTCGTCTCGCCGCCGGTCAGCGGCTCGCTCGTGGTCAAGCTCGAAGGCGGTGTCCCGAGCCGTGTCCCGGTCGGCATCACGGTCACGGCGATCGCGAAGACGACGGGCCGGACCTACGCCGTGCAGACGAACAGCCTCGGCTGCGCCGTCTTCCGCACGATCGAGACGGGCGACTACACGATCCGCCTCAACACGCCGGGCTGGGTCGACAAGAAGCCGCAACAGCTGTCGGAGAAGTCGGCGACGGTCAACTCCGCGCTGATGAGCGTCGTGACGATGCCCTACGACCGCGCGATCAAGATGCGCGTGAGCGTCAAGACGCTCAGGCCGGGCGCCGCCTTCCCGTCCAGCAACACGTACGACTCGAAGATCAAGACGATCTCGGACTCGGCCGCCGACGTCGACACGCGCCCGTACTCGCTGACCGCGCCCGGTTCGACCTTCGACATCCAGGGCGCGTTCCCGTTCGGCTCCGCCTACAGCTTCTTCACGGGCCCCTGCGGGCTTCAGAGCCCGGTCAAGGCCGGCAACCCGAACTACTTCTCGACGACCAACACGGCGGCGACGATCCTCGGCGATCCCGACTCGGTCCAGAAGCCGCAGCTCGCCACGGTCTACCAGCCCGCGTTGAACGCGCGCATCCGCGCGAGCTCGACCAGCGGGAACCCGACGCAGTCGACGTTCGACGCCACCAACTTCGTGGTGCACGCGGTCCTGCAGACTGGCTCGGACACGTGCGCGGACTTCCCGCCCGTGCAGCTGCAGCCCACGACCTGGCCGAGCGCCTGGGGCGCCAACCCGCTCAACGACGCGAACAAGAACCGCAACTGGCTGGTCCAGTCCGGTGGTGGCTTCGATCCCGGGCTGCCGTTCGGCACCTACCGCATCTGCATCAAGGACACCGCCAACCCGAAGAAGTACTGGTCGACGGCGGGCACGCCCAACAGCAACCCGGCGAACCCGCACTACGACAACACCAAGCCGGCGAAGGTCACCGCGGGCAGCGTCCAGGGCACGGTCGAGCTGCCGCCGGTCAACACGCCCACCAACACGTGGACGACGACGCCCAGCGGCGGGTGCCCGGCATGA